The Humulus lupulus chromosome 4, drHumLupu1.1, whole genome shotgun sequence genome has a window encoding:
- the LOC133832312 gene encoding uncharacterized protein LOC133832312 translates to MPTWKMYTGLEDPVSHVHNFELQTDLQGVRDDARCRIFPSTLSEISQQWFFKLQPGSITSWGGFVHTFDSQFSSAMPLPSESNDLVDIKQNDNEPLKDYIQRFMREATRVKSLSDDGKLIAINSGVKVKSLFWSSLKRKFACTTQEFLDRVEEFIKLEEAERKVDNPTQAATEQGKIDAENTTNPTKGGKNGAKNDKCSNGAGSSGNLNDNKKPKTAEQPKPWEYVPKFTTYSILLETGWTFLMPHGLLYHTEDLHQ, encoded by the coding sequence atgccaacatGGAAAATGTACACTGGGTTggaggacccagtatctcatgttcacAACTTTGAACTACAGACTGATTTACAGGGAGTTCGGGATGATGCCAGGTGTAGGATCTTCCCATCCACCCTATCAGAAATTTCCCAACAATGGTTCTTCAAGCTACAACCAGGGTCGATTACATCATGGGGTGGATTTGTACACACATTCGATTCCCAATTCTCCTCAGCAATGCCCCTTCCCTCCGAGTCGAATGACTTGGTGGACATAAAACAGAATGATAATGAACCTTTGAAGGATTACATTCAACGTTTTATGCGGGAAGCCACCAGAGTGAAATCCCTTAGTGATGACGGTAAATTAATAGCCATCAATTCGGGAGTTAAGGTAAAGAGTCTGTTCTGGAGTAGTTTGAAAAGGAAGTTTGCATGTACCACTCAGGAGTTCCTTGATCGGGTAGAGGAATTcatcaagcttgaggaggccGAGCGGAAGGTGGATAATCCAACTCAAGCGGCTACTGAGCAGGGGAAAATAGATGCTGAAAATACCACCAACCCTACGAAGGGAGGAAAGAATGGGGCTAAGAATGACAAATGTAGTAATGGGGCTGGAAGTAGCGGTAACCTAAATGACAACAAGAAGCCTAAGACTGCCGAGCAACCCAAACCATGGGAATATGTTCCAAAatttactacttactccatcTTGTTAGAGACTGGGTGGACGTTTTTAATGCCACACGGGTTGTTGTACCATACAGAAGacctccaccaatga